The region ATGTGAGTTAATAATCAATCTTAATACAATAAATGCTACATGTTTGCTTCAGAAATCACATGGAAATGATGCATGTATAGTGAGTTTCGAAGTGTTAGAGTATACCTATTGGAGCAAGGTCCAATGCCTCTTCAACTCTACCTCCAACTACTATTTGATGTCCCTCACAATGTCTATGAGTTTCCAGGAGATGGTTGGACTCTTTGGTTTGTAGAATGCTCAAGCCAAATGGGAGAAATGGAGGTTAAGGTTAAAAGCTTGCAAAAAAGAAGTTTTGCTTGGTAAGCTTGGTGTATCTATAGATGAGGATTTTTCCTCTACTTATAGTGATCTTTGAGGGTTTAGGAAGCTTCAGATATCATAAAATAATTGTGGCTTGTACTGGTTTGCTTGGTTGGTTCTTGCACAAATCACCAAGTGGGAAGCATGGAAAAAGTATGAAGTACATGGAGTGTTTTGTTGAGATTTTTCTGGAGTATAGGAGTTGACTTGAGGTTTAGTGTTGCTATGCATCAGAACAAAAGCCATTTGGGAGCTCAATGGTACTTCTTGTTGGATTAAAGCTACTTTACATGAATGGAAGTGTGATCTTTATGCAAAAATGGAATAATTCATTGTGTAATGGTTTAGCTTCTTGGATAATGGCTCAAAGCTTGTGATATCTTCTGATTAGAGTGAGATTTAGAAGAAAGACAGCCTGCAAAGTAAGATTATGTAGCTTTGGTCCAAGGTTGCATGATGAACTTGCCATGAAAATGACCCAAAATTTAGATTTGGAGAGACAACTTCGTCTCTTCGAAATTCCTATGTCGAGTATGATAATTTCATGctcttagactttttggaaagctaAGACCATTctatacaactttcatgtttagagTTTTCCTTGAATCAATATGGATCATGGTGAAAATGATGATTAAGTAAGTCACTTTTTGAAGGCAGATTTGGTTGAAACGTTTTCTGTGTTTCAATTTTATGGTACCAACTTCATGGCTTCATAACTTGAAATCCTTGCATTTTTTGGGAATCAATCATCAAGGACAAAGTTGTAGTATGGAAATATAGATTTCATTTTATCTTTGGATAAAAGAAAATGGTTGCTTGGATTGGAAGTTATGAATTTGGAAAGTTGGCTCTTTAAACATGTATTTTTTTCATAACTCAAAAAAATATACAAAACCAAatcttgccctttttgcaagtaacctaCAATTTCTTGTTTTCTCTTGATCAAATGCATCCACCAACCATATTTTCATTATCCTTGAGTTGATAAGTCCATGGTTGACCATAAATgtcaaaagtcaaactttgactttgcctCAATTGACTTTATATCAGATGAATCCAATTCTTGCAATCTTTAATGAATGGTATCTCTTGGGCATATTGGATGATGTGAATGGATCACTTATGATGTATTTGAAGTATTTGAACCATACTTTAAGCTTTGGGAACATGCCTTGTCTAAAAATTCAACTAGTTGACTTTGGGCCAAAATCCTAATTGAGGGTATCAGATGAACTTTGgccttgatgaatttgagatAGAATGATCTTGAACTTGATTCTTGTTGATGGAAGTCACTTGATCACTTGGAAAGCATGAGAAGTTTGAAATGTTGAaactcatgccaagtcttgattgattaatctttgaaagctcttggtgcaaaaccttagcttaagacaaacaaagtagaaaatctttttgtattttcaataggttagtaaTGCAAAGATGCTAGATGTCATGTAAAATAATACAAATGATGGTGGAATCTTAGGtttaaaaattagggtatgacagatgcccctatttaagtttcttcaattcGGATATATGAATATTGGAATTTTCATCTCGACGTGATTGGAGAGACTTAAATACAAACATGCATAATTTTTGGTCCTAAGAGGCCACCAAATtcttatgatatgatatgcatgcaggaCTCAAGAATTATGTGAGGAACAATGTCACAGGGGAGTAATATTAGTTGAGAAAACACATAAGGATAAAGGAACACCACTGTGGGGACAGACAAAAGGAAATTCCACTTAGGAAAAGATTACAACTTCATATGAGGAAGAAGATTTACAAATTCCAATGGATCAGGGCTTCCTAGGGAATAGACCATTCCAAAGGATCATGACTTCAATTGAGGAAAGGGTGATGGCTCCAAGGGGATGAGATTATCAACCCTACTGGGGAATGAGACTACCGACTACCAATCACGGGGAAACTTAAACAACAGGGTAGCTCAAGGAGGGAGGTATATTACCTACTACCAAACATGTGGTAGCCTAAGTAAAGATAATCATCTTGTTAGAAATATATTGGATCGCAATAGGCTTCTCAAATAACGAATCCATAATAAACTTCAATTGGGAAATGGTTCCGCAAtaggtttctcaaaggtagagataATCGTCTGTTCAAATAACGAGATAGGCTTCGCAAtaggtttctcaaaggtagagatgaccTCCTGTTCAAATAACGAGTTCTGGCTTTTGcaacaggtttctcaaaggtagagatgatCGTCTATTCAAATAACGAGTCCAAATAAGCTTACATGATCAAAACATGATCCAACTTCTTCTTTACTTAAGTATTCCACTTAGAAAAGGCAAAATAAACTTATCCACGATTCGGGTCATAAGCCAGCGAACGAGCCTTGATTTCTTCTTTAACCAAGTCTTTCCCTCGGAAAGGATCAATGAACAAGCTCCTAAAAAGGTGACCACTTGTTAGGGAAAGAGAAGTAACTTCATCGGGGATCTTCGAAGGATGCGGGTCAGTTAATCTTATAAAAAACTAGAattctcaaataaagagaaaaCCACAGTAAGGATCTTCAACAGTCTTCCACTGTGATTTACTAGGGAAAGTACCATTGGATGTGATTAACACCTCACTGGTGATATAAGTTCTTGTAATGGAATACCTCACTAGAGATATAAAGTCATGTGATAAAAGAAAGGTGCTTGTAGTAGGCTTCAACAAACTTCTCTGACGAAATTTTCTTGGGAAATGGCCATTTGTTGGAATGAACGTTTGATATGTTGATAGCTTCATTGGGGATAAACAAAATTCTCAAAAAGAGACTGCCATTTGTTATCCGAATGGGCGTCCATAAATAGAATAAGCTTCTCGGGGAAAAAACAACTACTTACTGGGGATCAGAGATCATGAAGAAGGCTTCTCGAATAAAGAGACAATTACCTGTTGGAagtcttcatcaaacttctctgGAGAGAAAACCATCTGATGGAAGAAAACTTCTATGTTGATAATTTCTTCGAGATAGACAAGCTTCTCAAAAGAGATAACCACTTGTGTCCATAATGGGGAAAAGGATATGTCTTCACTGGCGATAATGAAGATGCTTCTCCTGGGGAGACAATGCAAAATAAATGCACTCTCAGTCTAGGTTTAACATCCTAGAGAGATTCACCATTAATTTCCAAATATTTGGCTCACTCCAGGAACAACTAGAGAGAAAACAATCAAGCAAGACTCTACCAATGGGGAATGAAGCTCAATTTAGATTTTATCCTATCCAAATATGAAAAAGGACAACTaaaacaaccatcttccacgaggaaTGAACTTAGaggggaattagaaaggatatAAACTCTCTGCTTAAGGTTGACGACTCCTATAGGGAAGGAAACATAACACCCAAGGACGAATATAGTCTAAGAAATTGAGGTAAATGTCATCAAGGAATGAAAAATGGATTTGAATTTTGTTATTCATGATATATATGCATGTATGTGTATATGCATGTATGCACGTTATGTTTATGCTGACAGAACTAGACAAAAAAGACACGTTGGAGACATAATATGTTTCATAGATCAACATGAGCTTGGCTAGTCTTATTAAGGTGGAAAACATCACTAGATATGAGTTATAGGTCATCAAAGGAGAAAAGTCTCGTCACGAGGTCCAATTCTCTCTAGGGAGAGGAAGATTCTTCGTCTGGGGATGAAATGTGAACCTCTTATGGAGAAAAAGTCTTGCTGCAGGGTTCCAGTTTCTCGGGAGAAGAAGACTTCACTTaggaaattaaaaaaaaacatgtAGACTCTACCAAGGACGGGTGTAGATTGGTCAGGAAAACCTTCAAAATGATTCTTCCGAGGACATCATCAAAATTTACAGCTTCCACCGGGGATAATGAAGATCGCTGAAAAAGCTTGACTGTTTATTTTAAAGCTTGATAGAAAATCCAGGCTTAGCACTTTGATGGGGAACATTGAGTTCCAACATCCAACACTTCATAACTTACTCGTTGCTTAGGGATTTAACTGTGGACGTTCTTTTTTGCATTtacaaatcaaaagaaaacaaaattttattttacaAAAACAACAAATATTCGTTTCAAGAATTGTTATCAAAGTAAAAATGATATTTTTGCGGAGCAGAAATAAAATAaggattgccaataaatggatAAGTCTCgaattttattgatagaatggtgATCCACAAATGGCGTGATCCCATGGATATTTACAAAGTTAGAAAATGGTAATATGGTAAAAGGCTACATTAAAATACAATGAAACTATTCTCCCTAACAAATTTGAATTCCAGATGTATTTAGGCTTCTGATAAGAGCCAATTGAGAGCTTTGATATGCAGGTGTTGCTTCAAGTGATCGAATCTGATCTAATatagttacttgccataatcctttgtttttgcctagatttcctTTTCAGTTtttcaatctaccaggataatcattttctgtttatgtctctaatttttgcctggaccgccctttcgggttttcagtccaccgagacactcattttttcctcAGCCACCTTTTCGGGTTTTtgacttagcgagctgttcttttatttttgtagtcgaagtatttcttgacttcATCAGTATTCACAGGACGtgggagctcctcaccatccatatttgtaagaatcaaggccctatcggagaaggctttcttgacaacatatgggccatcataattaggagtccattttccctAGAATCAGATATGAAAGATTGAATCTTTTTAAGCACAAGGTCACGTTCTCTGAATACGCGAGGTTGaaccttcttgtcgaatgctttcttcattctctgctgatataactgacaatggcataaagttgtcatccttttttcttcaatcaaattcagttggtcatggatgctttgacaccattcaacttcggataacttagcttccatcaagacatgCATTGATGAGATCTCTACTTCTATTGGGAGCACTGCTTACATGCCATAGACAAGAGAAAATGGGGGTTTCCCCTATTAAAGTGCGGACggacgtacgatatccatgcagAGCAAAAGGGAGCATTGCATGCTAGTCCTTATAAGTCActaccatcttctgaatgatcttcttgatgttcttgttagtAACTTCAACAACAtcgttcatcttgggtctgtagggagaggaattatgatgttcaatctcGAACTCTTCACACATTTCCTTTATCATTTTATTATTCAGGtttgaaccattatcagtgatgatcctgcttggcacaccataactgaaaataagttgattcttgataaatctgactaccacctgcttggtcacattgGCGTATGAggccgcttcaacccactttgtgaaataatcaatagccaccagaatgaaatgatatccgttggaagctttgggctcaatcataccaatcatgtcggtgccccacatagagaaaggccacAGAGAGGAGAGAACGTTGAGAAGAGTCTGAGGTACATGTATCTTgtcaacataaatctggcatttgtgacacttcttcaCATACTTGGAACAATCAGCTTCCATTGTCACCCACTCTTAACATTTTTTTAGCCATTtcatgtccgttggaatgagtaccaaaagaacctttgtgaacttcttgcatcaacaggtctgctttgtgtctatccacgcatctgagcagaactatgtcaaagtttctcttgtatagcacGTCTTCGTTCAGAAAGAAGTTACTAGCCAGTCTTCACGtggtcttcttatctttgtttgatgcCCCATGTGAGTATTCTTGACTCTAGAGATaacacttgatgtcgtggtaccatGGCTTGTCATCAGAGACTTCTTCCATTGCTAATACATAAGCGggtctatcaagacgcataaCATCGATCTTAGACACATCATTCCAATGATTCACAATGATCATGGAAGCTAAATTTACCAAGGCATCTGCCATTTGATTTTCCTCACGAGGGATGTGATGAAATTCAATCTTGTTGAAGAAAGTAGATAACCTCCTTGtatagtctttgtatgggattAGGCCAGGTTGGTgagtttcccattctcctttaatttgaTTGACAATTAGAGTTGAGTCTCCATAAACATCGAGATTTTTTATTCTAAGATGAATGGCTTCTTCTAGACCCATGATGTaggcttcatattctgccatgttgttcgTGCACTTGAATGTTAATCTTGCAGTAAAAGGGATATGTGAGCCATGAGGAGTGATGATTacttccccaataccattaccataaGTATTAACTGCTCCATCAAATATTAAACCCCATTGAGAACCTGGCTCTGGCCCTTCATTTGGCAGTGGTTTGTTGCAATATTTGGCTTTTAGGTACATCACATTTCCATCTGGGAATTCAAAATTTATAGACTCATAATCGTCGATTGGATGATGAGCTAAATGATTGGccaagacacttcctttgatagctttaagggtgtgatactcaatgtcatattcagacaagagcatctgccaacgagcaattctTCCGGTTAAtgcaggcttttcaaagatatacttaatcaactccattttggatatcaaacAAGTTGTGTGATTTATCATATATTGACGGAGACGCTTGGCAACCTAAGTCagagcacaacaagttttctaTAGCATGGAATATCGGGACTCGTagtcagtgaatttcttgctcaAATAATAGATGACAAAATCTTTTCTTCCCGTTTCATCCTGTTGACCCAAGACACAGACCATAGATTCTTCTAGCACAGTCAGATAtataatcaatggtcttccctCAACTGGAAGGGACAAGATAGGAGGTTCTAGCAAATACTTTTTGATACTGTCAAAGGGTTTTTGACAATCATTCGTCCAAACACAACCTTGATCCTTTCGGAGGAGCTTAAAATGGGAGCACAGGTAGAAGTAatatgagatatgaaccttgaaatgtagttcaaaCATCCAAGGAATCCCCTCACCTGCTTTTCTGTTTAGGGTGTTGGCATTTCCTGAATGGCTTTAACCTTgtcgggatcaacttcaatacccttttgaCTGACGATGAAGCCTAAGAGCTTTCCTGATCAGACCCCAAATATGCATTTGTTTGggttcaagcggagtttgtatttTCTCAAATGCTGAAACAGTTTCAAAAGATACTCAACACGATCTTCCTCAGTCTTTGATTCTGCtatcatatcatctacatagacttcaatctctttatgcattaggtcatgaaaaagagtagtcatagctcgttgatagGTGGCACCGGAATTCTTCAAGCCGAAAGGCATTACTCTGTAGCAaaatgtgccccaaggtgtaataaaagttgttttctccatatcttcgggcgccattttgatttgattgtaacaggaaaatccatccatgaaagagaataaCTTGAACTTGGCGGTGTTGTCgaccaacatgtcaatgtgtggcagaggaaagTCATCCTTAGGACTGAATTTATTTAGATCTTTATAGTCAATGCACATGAGAaccttcccgtccttcttaggaaccGGCACAATGTTGGCCAACCACTGCGGATACTCTGATGTGATAAGGAAACCTGCATCGatatgcttttgcacttcctctttgattttaATCGCCATGTCCGGAagagttcttcttaacttttgctTGATCATGGGCACTCTGGCCTCAACGGTAAACGATGTTCCACAATATCAGTGTCTAACCctggcatgtcttggtatgaccaagaAAACACATTGGTATATTCTCGGAGAAGCTCTATCATCCTCTCTTTGACCTCTGGCGCGAGCAGTGCTCCAACTTTGACTTCTTTTCTATCCTattcagaccccaagttgattaCTTCCACAGGCTCTTTGAATGGTTGAATgattttttcttcattttcgagCAGTCTAGAGATTTCATCTGGAATgtcttcctcttcttcttcttccgcttcgtacacagggaattcaaagttgcAAGAGGAAAAAGGGTCATTGGTTTTAATGGATATGTCATGAATTAATCTGCACATGTGATTTTATGCTTGTTTTAGAAACATATAAAAGTGTGAATTTGTGTGCAGGTATCTGGAAgtgtttatttgtttattttttattaccattttccagaaaaaatAGCATAACAATAAAAACGACAATATGGaaacaaaataacattttcattgaTTTAATTCATGAAACACAAGCCTAAACATTGTCAGTTTCGCCTTAGGCATAACGAAAGGatttttttgaaaagaaaacaaacaacaaattATTACTTTGAAATATGAACtacaacagcaacatcaacagAGATCCAATTTTGGCGAATCACTCTGTGGGCTATGAAGTTGGTCGAAACATCTTTAGGATTGTCTTCTACAATGGCATTGGCTTCAGCTGCTTCGTCTTCTGACCCATGGATATATTCAAGTTCTCTATGCTAAGGAAAGTAGAAAGGCACATATGCATCTTCTGCCTCAAGATCATATTTAGGATAGTCGCAGTAGGATTCCCATGCCGAATCATCATCCTCAGTTATGGCACTAACTTCTGGCAAAGTGGGACTGATGAACCCTCCATTATGGAAAGTTTCTTTGATTGAACAAACATATTTACTTCCTTCTGCAATCTTCTTGGAAGTAGGAGAAAAGCCCAAACCCTCTCGTTGTTTGTTTTCTGGGAGATCTAAAATTGTTCCCCAACCATTGGTTATACCATCATTTACTAGTTTTTATGCATCCTTAAATGAAGAGATGGATACTACTCTCTTGACATCATTGTCAATCAAAGAAAGGGCTTGGAATTAAGTCCCAACAACTTCTTCAGGTTCAagataagagaaagatgataagTGACTCACAATCAATGCATGCTCCCCACAGACTATCACTAGCTTcccgttcttcacaaatttaagcttctgatgCATAATGGAAGTGACTGCCCCAACTTCATGGATCCAAGGGTGACCCAATAAACAATTATACGCAGTTTCTATGTCCATCACCTAGAATATTATTTGGAAAGTATGAGGTCTGATGGCCATAGGAAGGTCGACTTCTCCAATGACTATTTTTCTGGAACCATCAAAATCTTTAACAATAATCCCGATACTCTTCATAGGAGCACCTTGAAAAGAAAGTCTGGAAAGTGTCGACTTCGGCATGACATTGAGAGACGAGCCTGTATCCATAAACAGACTTGACAAAGATTCATTCATACAGTTGATTAAGATATTTAGTTCCAtgttatgatttcttccttcttcggggagctcttcattactgaaactcaagttgttgcaggatGTGATGTTAGCGACGATACCATCAAACTATCCGACCATCACATTGTGGTCTACATAGGCTTGTTCTAAGACTTTATGCAAAGCTTCATGATGAGCCTtagagttcatcaacaaagataacacatACATCTTGGAAGGTGTATGTAGTAATTGTTCCACCATATTGTTCCTGATGATCTTTAACACCTCATTGTCATCACTTTTCGGATTCATGCTGTCAGATTGGCCAACCGGTTCAAAAGGGATCTCAACATGAGCCTGCTTTCCTGCTGCGACATCCTCAGTCCTTTTTGCAAATATACGCCCACTCCTTGTGACCCTACTTACATCAGCGATGTTAATAATGGAGGGTAAAGAAACCTTTTTTCCATTCTCATTCATTGTAGAATTGTACTTATAAGGCATTGTTTTATCATATTGGTAGGGAACTGGACCCGATAAGTTTATGACGAGATGAGTCACAGAAGTCTTCTGACTTTCATAAGTAATTTATATAGGCTCGGAGTCGTTGAACTAAGGAACTATGACATTTAC is a window of Lathyrus oleraceus cultivar Zhongwan6 chromosome 6, CAAS_Psat_ZW6_1.0, whole genome shotgun sequence DNA encoding:
- the LOC127093718 gene encoding uncharacterized protein LOC127093718, with protein sequence MYLKAKYCNKPLPNEGPEPGSQWGLIFDGAVNTYGNGIGEVIITPHGSHIPFTARLTFKCTNNMAEYEAYIMGLEEAIHLRIKNLDVYGDSTLIVNQIKGEWETHQPGLIPYKDYTRRLSTFFNKIEFHHIPREENQMADALVNLASMIIVNHWNDVSKIDVMRLDRPAYVLAMEEVSDDKPWYHDIKCYL